One Arcobacter sp. FWKO B genomic window, CTGATATTGGCACCCATACCATTTAACATTCTTTCTGTATGATCACGACTTAGCTTTTCTTCTTTGTAATATGATACACCATCACCTTTTAAAGCAGCTAGAATAAGTGCAGATTTTACTTGTGCTGAATCAATAGGAGAAACATATCTAAATGCTTTAAGTACACTACCTCTTATATGAAGTGGTGCTTTGTTACCAAATTCTCTACCATCTATCATAGCACCAATACTCTTTAAAGGCTTTGTTACCCTTGCCATTGGACGGTTTCTTAAATATTTATCACCAGTTAAGACAAAAGAGCCCTCAAAAGATGCAAGAAGTCCACAAAAAAGTCTCATTCCTGTACCACTATTTCCACAATCTAAAATATTATCAGGCTCTTTTATTTGTGCGGGAGGAGTTAGTATAAAATCAGCTTTTCCTGTTTGTTCAACTGTTACACCAAAACTTTTTACTATATTTAAAGTATTTAGCGTATCTTCAGCCATTAAAAAATTTTTTATATGTGAAGGTTTATCACTAAATAAACAAAACATTGCAGATCTATGTGAAATAGATTTATCACTTGCTATATCACTAATTTGTGTATCAAAAGGTTTTGAAAGTGGATTAACTATAATTTTTTTCACTGTCTTAGTCCTATATTAAGCTCTTTTGTTAATGTATTTAAGATATTATCCATAATCGTAACAATATCATCTTCTGCTAATGTTTTTTCACTAGATTGGATATAAAATCTTATTGTAAGACTCTCATTTTCACCAAGTTTTGCATCAGTATATATATCTACAAGATTAAATTGTTGTAGTTCTTTTATATTTAGTGAATTAATAATAGTTTTTATACTCTTATATTCAATAGTTTTAGGAACAACAAGGCTTAAATCTCTATGTAAACCTTGAAATTTTGAAATAGACTTAGCTTGTACAAGTTCACTTTTTATTGTGTCAAAATCAATTTCAGCAATAAATGTGTCATTTAAATCAAACTCATTTGCAACTATTGGGTGAAGTTTATATATTTCTCCTATAGATTTCCCTTCAACTATGATTTTGGCACTTTGATAAGGGTGAGCAAATTTGTGTGTTGGTACAAATTCTTCTAATTCAAAGTCACCTACTACAGAAGCAATTTTATTTGCAAATTCAAAAAATGTAATATTTTTTGGTTTTCCATGATTTAAAAATGTTTCACTCTCTTTAGTACCACTAAATAAAAATGAAATTTTTGATGACTCTTCTCTGGTGCTTGAAAAAACAGAACCTATTTCAAATATGGCAATTTTGTCAAATCCCATTTTTACATTGTGTGAAGCTGCAAGAATTAAGTTTAGTGCAATTGTAGTCCTAAATGAGTTTAGTTCATTTGTGATTGGATTTAATATATCTAGTTCTTCTTTAACTGTATCAAATCCATATTGAGCTAAAAGTTCTCTGGATGAAAATATATATGTTATAGTTTCGAAAAATCCAGCATTTATAGCATTTGATCTTAGTTGATTTAATTTTGTATACATAATAGAAGTTTCATTTGTTCTATTTACTTCATCAATTGCTAATGGTTTTGCTTGTATATTATCTATCCCTATAATTCTTACTATTTCTTCTGTAACATCTGCAATGTTTCTTATATCATGTCTAAAAGCAGGAACAGTTACATTTAGTGTATTTGAACCATGGTCTTTAAGCTCAAAACCAAGTGATTTTAGAATTTTTTCCATATCTATTTTAGATATTGATTGTCCTATTATTGAGCTAACTTTTTGAGAGCTCACATCAAGTGAAATTTTATTAGGCTCTACTAAAAAGCACTCGATTCCTTTAAATACCTTTCCACCATTTTTTGAAAAAAGTGAAGCTATATTATTGATACCAAAATTAATATCTGGCTCACTTCCTCTTGAAGCTCTGTAAAAAGGGTCTTTTTTTGTTTCTATTTTTGTTTCATAAACTTGTTTTGAAATAAAGTCTGGATTAATATAACTAGCTTCTACTAAAATCTGAGTAGATTTAAAATCAAAAGAGCCTTTATCTATCCCTAAAGTAGAGAGTTTTTTATCTGAATATATACAATCAAAACCTTTTTCATCCTTTTTTAGAGTAAAAAGTGATATCCCATTTTTATCAACTACCGCATCATTTACATCATAACAATTTAGTATAACTCCACTTTCATAAGTAGCATAATTTACTGCATTTACAATATCTAAAGTATTAAATTCATCCACATATGCAAGTCTTAATTTATAAAGTAATGGAAGCTTGAAGTTTTCTGTATCAATCACTTTGTATAGGAGTGAAGTTTCAATTTTAGGGTCACAATTTACATCAATTTTTTGTCCAATACTTAGTTCATGTTCATTAGTAAAAAACTCTTTAGGACTAATAGTTATATTGTAATATGCACTTAATTCTCTAGTGATTCCATAAATACTCAAACAATCACCTCTGTTTGGAGTAAGATCTATTTCAATTACTGTATCATTGAATGCATTTATATCTTTTAATTTAGTTCCTACAGTTAAGTTACCAATAGATTCATCTAGTTCTAATATTCCATCATTTAGCTTTGGAAGACCAAGTTCAGTAGAAGAACAAATCATACCAGAACTTTTTACACCTCTAAGTTCAGCATCTTTTATTGTTAGTTCACCAATTTTTGCTCCAACTAGAGCAACTGGCACATACATATTAGCACCAACATTACTTGCACCACAAACTATTTGTAATATCTCTTTACCAACATCTACTTGACATACACTTAGTTTTGTAGCATCAGGATGTTTTTCACATGACAATACTTTACCAATCACAACACTTTCTGGCATTTTATATGTAAAAGTACCACCAATTTCCAACCCAATTGATGTAAGAGTTTTACAGATCTCTTCTGTAGAATAACTTCTTATACTTATAAATTCATTTAACCACTCTTTTGTAACTATCATTTAAACTGTCCTAATAATCTTAAATCACTTTCAAATAGAGATCTTAAATCTCCAATTTTATGTATAAGCATTGCAAATCTTTCAACACCTAATCCAAAAGCATATCCACTTACATCCTCATATCCAACAGCTTTGAATACATTTTCATCAACAATTCCACACCCAAGTACTTCAAGCCATCCTGTGTGAGAACAAACACGACATCCATCACCACCACAGAATATACAGCTAATATCTACTTCAGCACTTGGTTCTGTAAATGGGAAAAAGCTAGGACGAAATCTTACTTCAACATCACCAAACATATGTTGTAAAAACTCAGTTAAAACATGTTTTAAGTTTGCAAAAGAGATTTTATCACTACTATCAACTACAAGACCTTCTATTTGGTTGAACATAGGAGTATGAGTTAGGTCAAAGTCTCTTCTAAAAACTCTCCCAGGAGCAATCATCCTAATAGGTGGCTTTTGGTTTTGCATAGTTCTTATTTGAACAGGGCTTGTATGAGTTCTAAGTAGCATCATATCTTTACAATAAAATGTATCTTGCATATCTCTTGCAGGGTGATATTTTGGTAGGTTTAATGCTTCAAAGTTATGAAAATCATCTTCAACCATTGGTCCTATTTCAACTGCAAAGTTGAGGTTTTGGAAATATTTTATAATTCTATCCATAGTATATGCTACAGGATGGTATGCTCCCACATTTGAAGTGCTTGCATTAAATCTTGTAACATCAATTTTTTCAGCTTTTAAGGTTTTTTCAAGTTCAGCATTAAAAAGTTCTGTTTTTTTTAGTTCTAAAGCTTTATTTAAAACTTCTTTTTGCTCATTTAAATTTTGTGCAAACTCTTTTTTTTGTTCATTTGGTATATCTTTTAATCTAGCAAATTCTACTGTTAAGAACCCTTTTTTACCAAATAAATCAACTCTAATAGTTTCCAACTCTTCAATAGTCGTAGTCTTGTATATTTTATCTAACCAGTTTTGCAACTTAATACTCCGTATGTTGTTAAAATGCGATATTGTATCCAAATTTTTATTATACTTAGGTTATAATATTCGAAAATAGTGAATCAAGAGCCGTTAACCATAAGTCATCAGTTATTATAAAAAATAGAACTTATGATTAATGACTCACGAACAAAAAGGAAGAATTATGTGTATATTTTGTGCAATAGCCGAAGGTCAAATTCCTTCAAAAAAGATTTTAGAAAATGATAAATTTTTGGCATTTTATGATATCAATCCTCAAACAAAAGTTCATGCTCTAGTGATTCCAAAAGAGCATTCAAAAGATTTCAATGATGTCTCACCTGAAGTTATGGCTGAAATGACTACATTTATTCATGAAGTTGTAACTAAACTTGGTATAAAAGAGAGTGGTTACAGAATGATTACAAATATTGGAGTTGATGGTGGGCAAGAAGTTCCACATCTTCATTTTCATATCTTAGCAGGAGAAAAACTTGGAAAACTTGTCTAAAAAAAGGCTATTTGCAGAGTGGGAAGAGCAAGAGTTTGTTCAGTTGATGTTTCCACATTCAAACAGTGACTGGGGACAATATCTTGATGAATTAATACCTGTATTTGAAGATATTGCTATAAATATTGCTAAATATCAGCCTTGTATAGTGTGCTATATGGAAGATAATAGTGTCAAAAATATAAAAAATTTAGAAAATATTATACTTAAAAAAGTAGAATCAA contains:
- the pheS gene encoding phenylalanine--tRNA ligase subunit alpha gives rise to the protein MQNWLDKIYKTTTIEELETIRVDLFGKKGFLTVEFARLKDIPNEQKKEFAQNLNEQKEVLNKALELKKTELFNAELEKTLKAEKIDVTRFNASTSNVGAYHPVAYTMDRIIKYFQNLNFAVEIGPMVEDDFHNFEALNLPKYHPARDMQDTFYCKDMMLLRTHTSPVQIRTMQNQKPPIRMIAPGRVFRRDFDLTHTPMFNQIEGLVVDSSDKISFANLKHVLTEFLQHMFGDVEVRFRPSFFPFTEPSAEVDISCIFCGGDGCRVCSHTGWLEVLGCGIVDENVFKAVGYEDVSGYAFGLGVERFAMLIHKIGDLRSLFESDLRLLGQFK
- a CDS encoding histidine triad nucleotide-binding protein, producing MCIFCAIAEGQIPSKKILENDKFLAFYDINPQTKVHALVIPKEHSKDFNDVSPEVMAEMTTFIHEVVTKLGIKESGYRMITNIGVDGGQEVPHLHFHILAGEKLGKLV
- the pheT gene encoding phenylalanine--tRNA ligase subunit beta — protein: MIVTKEWLNEFISIRSYSTEEICKTLTSIGLEIGGTFTYKMPESVVIGKVLSCEKHPDATKLSVCQVDVGKEILQIVCGASNVGANMYVPVALVGAKIGELTIKDAELRGVKSSGMICSSTELGLPKLNDGILELDESIGNLTVGTKLKDINAFNDTVIEIDLTPNRGDCLSIYGITRELSAYYNITISPKEFFTNEHELSIGQKIDVNCDPKIETSLLYKVIDTENFKLPLLYKLRLAYVDEFNTLDIVNAVNYATYESGVILNCYDVNDAVVDKNGISLFTLKKDEKGFDCIYSDKKLSTLGIDKGSFDFKSTQILVEASYINPDFISKQVYETKIETKKDPFYRASRGSEPDINFGINNIASLFSKNGGKVFKGIECFLVEPNKISLDVSSQKVSSIIGQSISKIDMEKILKSLGFELKDHGSNTLNVTVPAFRHDIRNIADVTEEIVRIIGIDNIQAKPLAIDEVNRTNETSIMYTKLNQLRSNAINAGFFETITYIFSSRELLAQYGFDTVKEELDILNPITNELNSFRTTIALNLILAASHNVKMGFDKIAIFEIGSVFSSTREESSKISFLFSGTKESETFLNHGKPKNITFFEFANKIASVVGDFELEEFVPTHKFAHPYQSAKIIVEGKSIGEIYKLHPIVANEFDLNDTFIAEIDFDTIKSELVQAKSISKFQGLHRDLSLVVPKTIEYKSIKTIINSLNIKELQQFNLVDIYTDAKLGENESLTIRFYIQSSEKTLAEDDIVTIMDNILNTLTKELNIGLRQ